The proteins below are encoded in one region of Pseudomonas helmanticensis:
- a CDS encoding NAD-dependent epimerase/dehydratase family protein, translating into MAEGPVLITGGAGFIGSHLTDALLAKGHSVRILDDLSTGKRANLPLDNPKVELIVGDVADAALVAQAMQGCSAVAHLAAVASVQASVDDPVKTHQSNFIGTLNVCEAMRQAGVKRVLFASSAAVYGNNGEGESIDEDTPKAPLTPYASDKLAGEHYFDFYRRQHGLEPAIFRFFNIFGPRQDPSSPYSGVISIFSERAQKGLPITVFGDGEQTRDFLYVEDLVDVLVQAIEKPHVEEGAVNVGWNQSMNLKQMLAALQTVVGELPAVSYGPARSGDIRHSRANNARLLERFKLPQQTPMSVGLARLLGRS; encoded by the coding sequence ATGGCTGAAGGCCCTGTTTTAATCACCGGCGGCGCCGGTTTCATCGGCTCGCACCTGACCGATGCCTTGCTCGCCAAGGGCCATTCGGTGCGCATTCTCGATGATCTGTCGACCGGCAAACGCGCCAATCTGCCGCTGGACAATCCCAAGGTCGAACTGATTGTTGGCGATGTCGCCGATGCGGCGCTGGTCGCTCAGGCGATGCAAGGTTGCAGCGCCGTGGCTCATTTGGCTGCCGTGGCTTCGGTGCAGGCCTCGGTGGATGATCCGGTGAAGACGCACCAGAGCAATTTCATCGGTACGCTGAATGTTTGCGAAGCCATGCGTCAGGCCGGGGTCAAACGTGTGCTGTTCGCCTCCAGCGCGGCGGTGTACGGCAACAATGGCGAGGGCGAGTCGATTGACGAAGACACGCCGAAAGCGCCGCTGACACCGTATGCCTCGGACAAACTGGCGGGCGAGCATTACTTCGATTTCTATCGCCGGCAGCACGGTCTGGAACCGGCGATTTTCCGTTTCTTCAATATCTTCGGCCCGCGTCAGGATCCGTCCTCGCCGTACTCCGGGGTCATCAGCATCTTCAGCGAACGCGCACAGAAAGGTTTGCCGATCACCGTGTTTGGCGACGGCGAGCAGACGCGCGATTTCCTCTACGTCGAGGATCTGGTCGACGTGCTGGTGCAGGCGATTGAAAAGCCGCACGTCGAAGAGGGCGCAGTCAATGTCGGCTGGAATCAGTCGATGAACCTCAAGCAGATGCTCGCGGCGTTGCAGACGGTGGTGGGTGAGTTGCCAGCGGTTAGCTATGGGCCGGCGCGTTCCGGTGACATCCGCCATTCACGGGCCAACAACGCTCGTTTGCTGGAGCGTTTCAAGCTGCCACAGCAAACGCCGATGAGTGTTGGCCTGGCGCGGTTGTTGGGGCGTTCCTGA
- a CDS encoding sugar nucleotide-binding protein, with protein MRMRLMLLGGGNALGQALIRLGAEEDIGFLAPRPPENGWDAASLTQLLDDTRPDALINLAYYFDWFQAEAVSETRMTGQERAIERLAELCQHHNIVLVQPSSYRVFDGSRATAYSEKDEPVPLGLRGQALWRIEQSVRATCPQHVLLRFGWLLDDSPDGTLGRFLARAEQPEELLLADDRRGNPTPVDDAARVIISVLKQLDCAAPLWGTYHYAGHEATTPLALGQAILTEARSLHALAIEAPTAQAHAARPDAAEEPQHAVLACKKILHTFGIKPRAWRAALPALLDRFYRHG; from the coding sequence ATGCGAATGCGCCTTATGTTACTGGGCGGCGGAAATGCCCTTGGGCAGGCGCTGATTCGCCTCGGTGCGGAGGAAGACATCGGTTTCCTCGCCCCCCGCCCGCCCGAAAACGGCTGGGATGCCGCGAGCCTGACCCAATTGCTCGACGACACCCGTCCCGACGCGTTGATCAACCTCGCCTACTATTTCGACTGGTTCCAGGCCGAGGCCGTCAGCGAAACCCGGATGACCGGACAAGAGCGTGCGATCGAGCGCCTGGCCGAACTGTGCCAGCACCACAACATCGTCCTCGTGCAGCCCTCCAGTTATCGCGTGTTCGACGGCTCGCGTGCCACCGCTTACAGCGAAAAAGACGAGCCAGTGCCGTTGGGCCTGCGCGGTCAGGCGTTGTGGCGCATCGAGCAGAGCGTTCGCGCCACCTGTCCGCAGCATGTGTTGCTGCGTTTTGGCTGGCTGCTCGATGACAGCCCGGACGGCACCCTCGGGCGTTTCCTCGCCCGCGCCGAGCAACCGGAAGAATTACTCCTGGCCGATGATCGCCGCGGCAATCCGACCCCGGTCGACGACGCTGCGCGGGTGATCATCTCGGTGCTCAAGCAACTCGATTGCGCCGCGCCGCTGTGGGGCACTTACCACTACGCTGGCCACGAGGCGACCACACCGCTGGCGTTGGGTCAGGCGATTCTGACCGAAGCCCGCAGCCTGCACGCTCTGGCCATCGAAGCGCCGACCGCGCAAGCCCACGCCGCGCGTCCGGACGCAGCCGAAGAGCCGCAACACGCGGTGCTTGCCTGCAAGAAAATTCTGCACACTTTCGGGATCAAACCGCGCGCCTGGCGTGCCGCGCTCCCGGCTTTACTGGATAGGTTTTATCGTCATGGCTGA
- a CDS encoding DEAD/DEAH box helicase, whose product MNLPLPADSALAGFHPAVSAWFSNTFATVTAAQARAWPLIRQRRSTLIAAPTGSGKTLTAFLAVLDDLVHRGLENPDGLPDETLVVYVSPLKALSNDIRINLQNPLAGITEQLQQMNLPEIHITTAVRTGDTPQRERAAMRKTAPHILVTTPESLYVLLGSESGRKMLGTTRTVIIDEIHAMAAGKRGSHLALSLERLQALCAEPLTRIGLSATQKPVEAVAQFLVGHDRPCEIIDIGHARPRDLGIEVPPVPLSAVMANDVWELVYDRLAELAREHRTTLIFVNTRRLAERLSRHLSERLGKHAVAAHHGSLAKEFRLDAEQRLKRGELQVLIATASLELGIDIGEVDLVCQIASPRSIAGFLQRVGRSGHQVGGTPKGRLFATTRDDLIECAALLDCVRRGELDTLHIPEAPLDVLAQQIIAEVSCQEWPEDALLAMFRKASPYRDLDEKHYQALLTMLAEGYNGRQGIRSAYLHRDAVSRTLRGRRGSQLTAVTSGGTIPDNADYSVMLEPQGLNIGSVNEDFAVESIAGDVFQLGNTSYRILRVETGKVRVEDAHGQPPTIPFWLGEAPGRSDELSFAVARLQAQLDALLGASPGDLQPALDWLTQTLGLDLASAEQLVEYLARASQTLGALPSQDTLLMERFFDESGGTQLIIHSPFGSRINRAWGLALRKRFCRTFNFELQAAASEDAIVLSLSTSHSFELDEIWRYLHSNSAEHILIQAVLDAPLFGVRWRWNAGVALALPRFTGGRKVAPQLQRMKSEDLIASVFPDQIACLENLAGEREIPEHPLIEQTLDDCLHEAMDSEGWLNLLRRMERGEVRLISRDLPAPSPLAAEILSARPYTFLDDAPLEERRTQAVINRRWSDPQSTDDLGALDADAIAAVREEAWPTPNAVDEMHEALMSLACISEAEVQANAGWRGWLETLASSGRACQLQVDPEHCLWLARERLTCLQAVYPQAKLQPELEALPGFDEAWTFDEALVEVIRARLGAFGPLPLSAIAEPLSLPTAPVNQALAQLEREGYVLRGQFTPKLHLEEWCERHLLARIHRYTVKRLRREIEPVALQDFMRFLFDWQHLSPSTRGQGSAVLPAIVGQFEGYAAAASAWDSDILPARLKDYSPSWLDDLCRNGKLVWTRLSARQKVSGTALRSTPIVLLPRSQVGLWSALAEQTPVNELSPKTQKVFEALSQHGALFFDELIHEAHLLRTELEIALQELVGAGLVNADSFAGLRALITPASKRQQRSSRRGRGAFVGGMDDAGRWALLRRGAVVDNSETLEHVAMTLLRRYGVVFWRLLEREADWLPSWRELLRTFHRLEARGEIRGGRFVSGLAGEQFALPEAIPLLREVRRRPHDGSLVAVCGVDPLNLAGTLLPGVKVPALVSNRLVYRDGLPAAAEIAGKQQFWLELDQIAMEQVRGKLIRH is encoded by the coding sequence ATGAATCTGCCCCTCCCCGCCGACAGCGCCCTGGCAGGCTTTCACCCCGCCGTCAGCGCCTGGTTCAGCAACACATTCGCGACGGTCACCGCCGCCCAGGCCCGTGCATGGCCGTTGATCCGCCAGCGCCGCTCGACACTGATCGCGGCGCCCACCGGCTCGGGCAAAACCCTGACCGCGTTCCTTGCCGTGCTCGACGATCTTGTCCACCGTGGCCTGGAAAACCCCGACGGTCTGCCCGACGAAACCCTGGTGGTCTACGTCTCGCCATTGAAAGCGCTGTCCAACGACATCCGCATCAACCTGCAAAATCCATTGGCCGGGATCACCGAACAGCTGCAGCAGATGAACCTGCCAGAAATACACATCACCACCGCTGTGCGCACCGGCGACACCCCGCAGAGAGAACGCGCCGCCATGCGCAAGACCGCGCCGCACATTCTGGTGACCACGCCGGAATCGCTTTACGTGCTGCTCGGCTCGGAATCCGGACGAAAAATGCTCGGCACCACGCGCACGGTGATCATCGACGAAATCCACGCCATGGCCGCCGGCAAACGCGGCAGCCACTTGGCTTTGAGCCTTGAGCGCCTGCAAGCACTGTGCGCCGAACCGCTGACCCGCATCGGCCTCTCCGCCACACAAAAACCGGTCGAAGCCGTGGCGCAATTCCTCGTCGGTCATGACCGTCCCTGCGAAATCATCGACATCGGTCACGCTCGCCCACGGGATCTCGGCATAGAGGTGCCGCCCGTGCCGTTGTCAGCCGTCATGGCCAACGATGTCTGGGAATTGGTTTACGACCGCCTCGCCGAACTTGCCCGCGAGCACCGCACCACACTGATTTTCGTCAACACCCGGCGTCTGGCCGAACGCCTGAGCCGGCACCTCAGCGAGCGCCTCGGCAAGCACGCGGTGGCGGCGCATCACGGCAGTCTGGCCAAGGAGTTTCGCCTCGACGCCGAACAACGCCTCAAGCGTGGTGAGTTACAAGTGTTGATCGCCACCGCGTCGTTGGAGCTTGGCATCGATATCGGTGAAGTCGATCTGGTCTGTCAGATCGCCTCGCCGCGTTCAATCGCCGGATTTCTACAACGCGTCGGCCGTTCCGGACACCAGGTGGGCGGCACGCCCAAGGGTCGGTTGTTCGCCACCACCCGCGATGACTTGATTGAATGCGCCGCCCTGCTCGACTGCGTGCGCCGTGGCGAACTCGACACGCTGCACATTCCCGAAGCGCCGCTGGATGTGTTGGCGCAGCAAATCATCGCCGAAGTCAGCTGCCAGGAATGGCCGGAAGACGCCTTGCTGGCGATGTTCCGCAAAGCTTCGCCGTATCGCGACCTCGACGAAAAACACTATCAAGCTCTGCTGACGATGCTCGCCGAAGGCTACAACGGTCGCCAGGGCATCCGCAGCGCGTACCTGCACCGCGACGCCGTCAGCCGCACCTTGCGTGGCCGCCGTGGCTCGCAACTGACCGCCGTGACCAGCGGCGGCACCATTCCCGACAACGCCGATTACAGCGTGATGCTCGAGCCGCAAGGCCTGAACATCGGCAGCGTCAACGAAGACTTCGCCGTGGAAAGCATTGCCGGCGATGTGTTCCAGCTCGGCAATACCTCCTACCGGATCCTGCGCGTGGAAACCGGCAAGGTGCGCGTCGAGGATGCCCACGGCCAACCGCCGACCATTCCGTTCTGGCTCGGCGAAGCGCCGGGGCGCAGCGATGAACTGTCGTTCGCCGTGGCGCGCCTGCAAGCGCAGCTCGACGCGTTGCTTGGCGCCAGCCCCGGCGATCTGCAACCGGCGCTCGACTGGCTGACGCAGACCCTCGGCCTCGACCTCGCCAGCGCCGAACAACTGGTCGAATACCTCGCCCGCGCCAGCCAGACCCTCGGCGCCCTGCCCTCGCAGGACACGCTGCTCATGGAGCGGTTTTTCGACGAGTCCGGTGGCACCCAACTGATCATCCATTCACCGTTCGGCAGCCGTATAAACCGCGCTTGGGGCCTGGCCCTGCGCAAGCGTTTCTGCCGCACCTTCAACTTTGAATTGCAGGCGGCCGCCAGCGAAGATGCGATCGTGCTGTCGCTGTCCACCAGCCACAGCTTTGAGCTGGATGAGATCTGGCGCTACCTGCACAGCAACAGTGCCGAGCACATCCTTATTCAAGCGGTGCTCGACGCGCCGCTGTTCGGCGTGCGCTGGCGCTGGAATGCCGGCGTGGCGCTGGCGTTGCCGCGGTTTACCGGCGGGCGCAAAGTGGCGCCGCAGTTGCAGCGGATGAAAAGCGAAGACCTGATTGCCAGCGTGTTTCCCGATCAGATTGCCTGCCTGGAAAACCTCGCCGGCGAACGGGAAATTCCCGAGCATCCCTTGATTGAGCAAACCCTTGACGATTGTCTGCACGAAGCAATGGACAGCGAAGGCTGGCTCAATCTGCTGCGACGCATGGAGCGTGGCGAGGTGCGCTTGATCAGTCGCGACCTGCCAGCGCCCTCACCGCTCGCGGCAGAAATTCTCAGTGCGCGGCCGTACACCTTTCTCGACGATGCACCGCTGGAAGAACGTCGCACGCAAGCGGTGATCAACCGGCGCTGGAGCGATCCGCAATCGACTGATGATCTCGGTGCTTTAGATGCCGACGCGATTGCTGCCGTGCGCGAAGAAGCCTGGCCGACGCCGAACGCTGTGGATGAAATGCATGAGGCGCTGATGAGTCTGGCGTGTATCAGCGAGGCTGAAGTGCAAGCGAACGCCGGTTGGCGTGGATGGCTGGAGACCTTGGCCAGCAGCGGTCGCGCCTGCCAATTGCAGGTCGATCCCGAGCATTGTTTATGGCTGGCCCGCGAACGCCTGACGTGTCTGCAAGCAGTTTATCCACAGGCCAAATTGCAACCCGAGCTGGAGGCGTTGCCGGGATTCGATGAAGCCTGGACGTTCGATGAGGCATTGGTCGAAGTGATCCGCGCGCGCCTCGGTGCGTTCGGCCCACTGCCGTTATCCGCCATAGCCGAACCTCTGTCGCTGCCGACGGCTCCAGTCAATCAAGCACTCGCTCAACTGGAGCGCGAAGGTTATGTGCTGCGCGGCCAATTCACGCCGAAACTGCACCTCGAGGAATGGTGCGAACGGCATCTGCTCGCACGCATTCATCGCTACACGGTCAAGCGTCTACGCCGGGAAATCGAACCGGTGGCGTTGCAGGATTTCATGCGTTTTTTGTTTGACTGGCAGCATCTTTCGCCGTCGACTCGTGGCCAAGGCAGCGCGGTGTTGCCGGCGATTGTCGGCCAGTTCGAAGGCTACGCGGCGGCGGCCTCAGCGTGGGACAGCGACATCCTTCCGGCGCGCCTGAAAGACTATTCGCCGAGCTGGCTGGATGATCTGTGCCGCAACGGCAAACTGGTGTGGACACGCTTGAGTGCCCGGCAAAAAGTCAGCGGCACGGCGTTGCGCAGTACGCCGATTGTGTTGCTGCCGCGCAGTCAGGTGGGTTTGTGGAGCGCGTTGGCCGAACAGACGCCCGTGAACGAACTCTCACCGAAAACTCAAAAGGTTTTTGAAGCCTTGAGTCAGCACGGTGCGCTGTTTTTTGATGAGCTGATTCATGAAGCGCATCTGCTGCGCACAGAGCTGGAAATCGCCTTGCAGGAACTGGTCGGCGCGGGCCTGGTGAACGCTGACAGCTTCGCCGGTTTACGCGCGTTGATCACCCCGGCGAGCAAGCGCCAGCAGCGCAGCAGTCGGCGCGGACGCGGGGCTTTTGTTGGCGGGATGGACGATGCCGGGCGCTGGGCGTTGCTGCGGCGCGGGGCAGTTGTGGATAACAGCGAGACGCTGGAGCACGTCGCCATGACCTTGCTGCGCCGTTACGGCGTGGTGTTCTGGCGCTTGCTGGAGCGTGAGGCAGACTGGTTACCGAGTTGGCGGGAATTGCTGCGCACGTTTCATCGGCTGGAAGCGCGCGGCGAGATTCGTGGTGGACGGTTTGTCAGTGGTTTGGCCGGTGAGCAGTTCGCCTTGCCGGAGGCGATTCCGTTGCTGCGCGAAGTCCGTCGGCGGCCGCATGACGGCAGTCTGGTGGCGGTGTGCGGGGTTGATCCGCTGAACCTGGCCGGGACGTTGTTGCCGGGGGTGAAAGTGCCGGCGCTGGTGAGTAATCGTTTGGTGTATCGGGATGGGTTGCCGGCGGCGGCGGAGATTGCCGGCAAGCAGCAGTTTTGGCTGGAGCTGGACCAGATTGCCATGGAGCAGGTGCGCGGCAAGCTGATCCGGCATTGA
- a CDS encoding mechanosensitive ion channel family protein: MIKFRIAILLGALLFLGASEIDAAALPGVPATAEKAAEPEPLVQGGLLGAISSSIDDVQDKLDINEHLVDAWRLRADRAADEVDKLVNQPSNRSGWSVAGDFLTLSGTWLGSFALLTVLGSLLANRMRGGRWLRTRQRSQDLMGYLLPYTLPALICLPLTLYVSHFLQASVGRALALCLAYATSSGIFSTSIFLCVVVMFNTGHKRPAAKIIRDYCPKPLFLIGFLAALSDALTSPQIARQLGGNITSSVAVFTGLIASVIFGLLVIRLRRPVAHLIRNRSLSQRLKQPSLQESLRIFSGLWYWPIVLMVLVSVVSLIGIGEDNQKALRCALFTTVLLIGTVFLSTILQHLFKSRKAGAIQRSSAYKERFLSLLHALLRIVIAIAFIDILGRIWGVSLLDFAQSSTVGRAISDALSRIGLIFLVTWLLWVVLDTAIQEALKPPVSKRAARQPSTRVKTILPLLRNAIKIILVVICAITTMANLGINVAPLLAGAGVVGLAIGFGSQQLVQDVITGLFIIIEDTLSIGDWVVLDSGHAGTVEGLTIRTLRLRDGKGFVHSVPFGQIKAVTNQSRQFAYAFFSVQFTYDTDVDKAIELIRETGDSIREDPFLKYNLQGPLDVFGVDRMDLNGVVLTAQFRTVSGGQYAVSRAFNQRLKKLVDNTETVHFAQTYPQQVLLPKRQVHEGEVVAAEVPQGSKT; this comes from the coding sequence TTGATCAAGTTCAGGATCGCCATTCTGCTGGGAGCATTGCTGTTTCTCGGTGCCAGTGAAATCGACGCCGCCGCGCTGCCGGGCGTTCCGGCCACCGCTGAAAAAGCCGCTGAACCCGAGCCGCTGGTGCAGGGCGGTCTGCTCGGTGCGATCAGTTCGAGCATCGACGACGTACAGGACAAACTCGACATCAACGAACATCTGGTCGACGCCTGGCGCCTGCGCGCGGACCGTGCGGCCGATGAAGTCGACAAACTGGTCAACCAACCCTCGAACCGTTCGGGCTGGAGCGTCGCCGGGGATTTCCTTACGCTCTCAGGCACTTGGCTCGGCAGTTTTGCGCTGCTCACCGTACTCGGCAGTTTGTTGGCCAACCGTATGCGTGGAGGCCGCTGGTTACGCACCCGCCAACGCAGTCAGGATCTGATGGGTTATTTGTTGCCCTACACGCTGCCCGCACTGATCTGCCTGCCATTGACGCTCTACGTCAGCCATTTTCTGCAAGCATCGGTGGGGCGCGCGCTGGCGCTGTGTCTGGCCTACGCCACCAGCAGTGGCATCTTCTCCACCTCGATATTTTTGTGTGTGGTGGTGATGTTCAATACCGGGCACAAACGTCCGGCGGCGAAGATTATTCGTGATTACTGTCCAAAACCCTTGTTCCTGATCGGCTTCCTCGCCGCCCTCAGCGATGCGCTGACCAGCCCGCAGATCGCCCGGCAACTGGGCGGCAATATCACCAGCAGCGTTGCGGTATTTACCGGCCTGATCGCCTCGGTGATTTTCGGATTACTGGTGATTAGACTGCGCCGTCCGGTGGCGCATCTGATCCGCAATCGCTCGCTGAGCCAACGCCTGAAACAACCTTCGTTGCAGGAGTCGCTGCGGATTTTTTCCGGGCTGTGGTACTGGCCGATTGTGTTGATGGTGCTGGTCTCAGTGGTGAGTTTGATCGGTATCGGCGAGGACAATCAAAAGGCCCTGCGCTGCGCGTTGTTCACCACCGTATTACTGATCGGCACGGTGTTTCTCAGCACGATCCTGCAGCACCTGTTCAAGTCGCGAAAAGCCGGAGCGATCCAGCGCAGCAGCGCTTACAAGGAGCGCTTTCTCAGCCTGTTGCATGCCTTGCTGCGGATCGTCATCGCGATTGCTTTCATCGATATCCTCGGGCGGATTTGGGGCGTGTCGCTGCTCGATTTCGCTCAGAGCAGCACAGTCGGGCGCGCGATCAGTGACGCGTTGAGCCGCATCGGCCTGATCTTTCTGGTCACGTGGCTGCTGTGGGTGGTGCTCGACACGGCGATTCAGGAAGCCCTGAAACCACCGGTCAGCAAACGCGCGGCACGCCAGCCGAGCACGCGGGTGAAAACCATCCTGCCGCTGCTGCGCAACGCGATCAAAATCATCCTCGTGGTGATCTGCGCAATCACCACCATGGCCAACCTGGGAATCAATGTCGCGCCGTTGCTGGCCGGTGCCGGGGTGGTCGGCCTGGCCATCGGTTTCGGTTCGCAGCAACTGGTGCAGGACGTGATCACCGGGTTGTTCATCATCATCGAAGATACCCTGTCGATTGGCGATTGGGTGGTGCTCGATTCCGGGCATGCCGGTACGGTTGAGGGACTGACCATTCGCACGCTGCGGTTGCGTGACGGTAAAGGCTTTGTGCACTCGGTGCCGTTCGGCCAGATCAAAGCGGTGACCAACCAATCGCGGCAATTCGCCTATGCGTTTTTCTCGGTGCAATTCACCTATGACACGGACGTGGACAAGGCCATCGAGCTGATCCGTGAGACGGGCGATTCGATCCGAGAAGACCCGTTCCTCAAGTACAACCTGCAAGGGCCGCTGGATGTGTTTGGCGTGGACAGGATGGATTTGAATGGCGTGGTGCTGACGGCGCAGTTCAGGACGGTGTCGGGTGGGCAATATGCGGTGAGCCGGGCGTTCAATCAGCGGTTGAAGAAGCTTGTGGATAACACCGAGACGGTGCATTTCGCGCAGACTTATCCACAGCAGGTATTGTTGCCGAAGCGGCAGGTGCACGAGGGCGAGGTGGTTGCGGCCGAGGTGCCGCAGGGATCGAAGACTTAA
- a CDS encoding DUF72 domain-containing protein, which yields MATIHIGISGWRYAPWRGDFYPKGLGQKRELQFASRAVNSIEINGSFYALQRPERYAQWYAETPDDFVFSVKAPRFITHIRRLREIEKPLANFFASGVLELKEKLGPILWQFPPNFKFEPERFEHFLAQLPRNTETAAALAHQHDAHLHGHASMKAYGKKPLRHAVEIRNDSFIDPDFVRLLKRHNTALVIADTGGKWPYREDLTSDFVYLRLHGAEELYASGYTAPALKRWAERIDAWHHGEQPKDAHLIAPRLKPRARKSREVFCYFDNDIKVRAPYDARDLLQRFELDKDLATTPGEPAGEGVLA from the coding sequence ATGGCGACGATTCACATCGGTATTTCCGGCTGGCGCTACGCACCGTGGCGCGGGGACTTCTACCCCAAGGGACTGGGGCAAAAGCGCGAACTGCAATTCGCGTCGCGGGCGGTCAACAGCATCGAAATCAATGGATCGTTCTACGCCCTGCAACGCCCTGAGCGCTATGCCCAGTGGTACGCCGAAACGCCCGACGACTTCGTCTTCAGCGTCAAGGCGCCACGGTTCATCACCCACATCCGCCGCTTGCGCGAGATCGAAAAACCGCTGGCGAACTTCTTCGCCTCCGGGGTGCTGGAACTGAAGGAAAAACTCGGGCCGATCCTTTGGCAATTTCCGCCGAACTTCAAATTCGAACCCGAACGCTTCGAACACTTCCTCGCCCAACTGCCCCGCAACACCGAAACCGCAGCCGCCCTCGCCCATCAGCACGATGCCCACCTGCACGGCCATGCGAGCATGAAGGCTTACGGCAAAAAACCGTTGCGCCACGCCGTGGAAATTCGCAACGACAGCTTCATTGATCCCGACTTCGTGCGCCTGTTGAAACGCCACAACACCGCGCTGGTGATCGCCGACACCGGCGGTAAATGGCCGTACCGCGAAGACCTCACCAGCGACTTTGTCTACCTGCGCCTGCACGGTGCCGAAGAGCTCTACGCCAGCGGATACACCGCGCCAGCCCTCAAGCGCTGGGCCGAGCGCATCGACGCCTGGCATCACGGCGAGCAACCTAAAGATGCCCATCTGATCGCGCCACGCCTGAAGCCACGCGCACGCAAATCCCGCGAAGTGTTCTGCTATTTCGATAACGACATCAAAGTCCGCGCGCCCTACGACGCCCGTGATCTGTTGCAGCGTTTCGAGCTGGATAAAGACCTCGCCACCACCCCCGGCGAACCCGCTGGCGAAGGAGTGCTGGCATGA
- a CDS encoding endonuclease/exonuclease/phosphatase family protein — protein MSIPEPVGFTDEGSDVAPSVRTFTVLTVNTHKGFTALNRRFILPELREAVRSVAADVVFLQEVHGTHEHHHKRYSNWPTMPQYEFLADSLWPQFAYGRNAVYPDGDHGNALLSKFQIIRHDNLDVSISGHENRGLLHCVLRLPGDGAEIHAICVHLGLRESHRNAQLKLLGERLAELPDDAPVIVAGDFNDWRQRADALLKPCGLREVFAEHHGKPARSFPARLPTLRLDRIYVRNLKASQPKVLANRPWSHLSDHAPLSVEIEL, from the coding sequence ATGAGTATTCCAGAACCGGTCGGCTTCACCGATGAAGGCTCGGACGTCGCGCCTTCGGTACGCACGTTCACCGTGTTGACGGTCAATACCCACAAGGGCTTCACCGCACTCAACCGACGTTTCATCCTTCCGGAATTGCGCGAAGCCGTGCGCAGCGTGGCAGCCGACGTGGTGTTCCTGCAGGAAGTCCACGGCACCCACGAGCATCATCACAAGCGCTACAGCAATTGGCCGACGATGCCGCAGTACGAATTCCTCGCCGACAGTCTCTGGCCGCAGTTCGCCTATGGGCGCAACGCGGTGTACCCGGACGGCGATCACGGCAATGCGTTGCTGTCGAAATTCCAGATCATCCGCCACGACAACCTCGACGTGTCGATCAGCGGCCACGAGAACCGAGGCTTGCTGCATTGCGTGCTGCGCCTGCCCGGCGACGGCGCCGAAATCCATGCGATCTGCGTGCATCTGGGCTTGCGCGAAAGTCATCGCAACGCACAGTTGAAACTGCTCGGCGAACGACTTGCCGAATTGCCCGACGACGCACCAGTGATCGTCGCCGGCGACTTCAATGACTGGCGCCAGCGTGCCGATGCACTGCTCAAACCTTGCGGCCTGCGTGAAGTGTTCGCCGAGCACCACGGCAAGCCTGCACGCAGTTTCCCCGCACGCCTGCCGACCCTGCGGCTCGATCGCATCTACGTGCGCAACCTCAAGGCCAGCCAGCCGAAAGTCCTCGCCAACCGCCCTTGGTCACACCTTTCCGACCACGCACCGTTATCGGTGGAGATCGAACTATGA